Proteins co-encoded in one Medicago truncatula cultivar Jemalong A17 chromosome 8, MtrunA17r5.0-ANR, whole genome shotgun sequence genomic window:
- the LOC25501232 gene encoding thioredoxin isoform X2 produces the protein MATIIESIAVVSRTSASIAPAVALRSSPKFPRYVGLRPNPKPRPIFSTHCIASRIASRNSRVVCEAQDTAVDVPAITDANWQSLVIESESPVLVEFWAPWCGPCRMITPIIDELAIQYTGKLKCYKLNTDESPSTATRYGIRSIPTVMIFKDGEKKDTVIGAVPKSTLTSSIEKFL, from the exons ATGGCCACCATCATCGAATCCATCGCCGTCGTCTCTCGCACTTCTGCCTCCATAGCACCCGCCGTTGCTCTCCGGAGTTCTCCCAAGTTCCCACGTTACGTGGGCCTCAGACCCAACCCCAAGCCCAGGCCCATTTTCTCCACTCACTGCATTGCTTCAAGAATTGCTAGCCGCAATTCACGCGTAGTGTGTGAGGCTCAGGATACCGCTGTTGATG TGCCTGCTATCACCGATGCAAATTGGCAATCACTTGTAATCGAATCTGAATCTCCCGTTTTGGTTGAATTCTGGGCTCCATGGTGTGGTCCATGCAGAATGATCACCCCTATAATTGATGAACTAGCAATACAATATACGGGAAAACTCAAGTGTTACAAACTCAATACCGATGAGAGTCCTTCAACTGCTACCCGGTACGGAATTCGAAGTATTCCGACAGTTATGATCTTCAAAGATGGTGAGAAAAAAGACACAGTTATTGGAGCTGTGCCCAAGTCAACACTGACATCCAGCATAGAAAAGTTCTTATAA
- the LOC25501232 gene encoding thioredoxin isoform X1, whose translation MATIIESIAVVSRTSASIAPAVALRSSPKFPRYVGLRPNPKPRPIFSTHCIASRIASRNSRVVCEAQDTAVDDVPAITDANWQSLVIESESPVLVEFWAPWCGPCRMITPIIDELAIQYTGKLKCYKLNTDESPSTATRYGIRSIPTVMIFKDGEKKDTVIGAVPKSTLTSSIEKFL comes from the exons ATGGCCACCATCATCGAATCCATCGCCGTCGTCTCTCGCACTTCTGCCTCCATAGCACCCGCCGTTGCTCTCCGGAGTTCTCCCAAGTTCCCACGTTACGTGGGCCTCAGACCCAACCCCAAGCCCAGGCCCATTTTCTCCACTCACTGCATTGCTTCAAGAATTGCTAGCCGCAATTCACGCGTAGTGTGTGAGGCTCAGGATACCGCTGTTGATG ATG TGCCTGCTATCACCGATGCAAATTGGCAATCACTTGTAATCGAATCTGAATCTCCCGTTTTGGTTGAATTCTGGGCTCCATGGTGTGGTCCATGCAGAATGATCACCCCTATAATTGATGAACTAGCAATACAATATACGGGAAAACTCAAGTGTTACAAACTCAATACCGATGAGAGTCCTTCAACTGCTACCCGGTACGGAATTCGAAGTATTCCGACAGTTATGATCTTCAAAGATGGTGAGAAAAAAGACACAGTTATTGGAGCTGTGCCCAAGTCAACACTGACATCCAGCATAGAAAAGTTCTTATAA
- the LOC25501230 gene encoding expansin-A23: protein MMAQSYSLVQLGFFSMLLAKSMAYIPIDSNWYDAHATFYGDMQGGETMQGACGYGDLFQQGYGLETTALSTALFNEGYTCGACFEVKCVNDPQWCKTDVKSITVTATNFCPPDYSKPDGNWCNPPQKHFDLSMKMFTTIAIYQAGIVPVQYRRVPCIKNGGVRFELRGNPYFLMVLVYNVANAGDVLSVRIKGSSTYWISMAHNWGQFWDTGLNLVGQDLSFLVTTSDGKALEFNFVAPSNWQFGQTYEGSLNF from the exons ATGATGGCTCAGTCTTATTCTTTGGTCCAATTAGGTTTTTTCTCAATGCTTCTTGCAAAGTCCATGGCTTACATTCCCATTGACTCAAATTGGTATGATGCCCATGCAACCTTCTACGGTGACATGCAAGGCGGTGAAACTATGC AGGGGGCTTGTGGCTATGGTGATCTCTTCCAACAAGGATATGGACTTGAAACCACAGCATTAAGCACAGCTTTATTCAATGAAGGCTATACTTGTGGGGCATGTTTCGAGGTGAAGTGTGTTAACGATCCTCAATGGTGCAAAACTGATGTGAAGTCAATCACAGTGACTGCAACCAATTTTTGTCCTCCAGATTACTCCAAACCTGATGGAAATTGGTGTAATCCTCCTCAAAAACATTTTGACTTGAGCATGAAAATGTTCACTACTATTGCCATTTACCAAGCAGGAATCGTTCCCGTTCAATATCGCCGTGTTCCATGCATAAAAAATGGGGGCGTTCGATTTGAGCTAAGAGGAAATCCTTACTTTTTGATGGTTTTGGTGTATAATGTTGCTAATGCAGGTGATGTTTTAAGTGTGAGAATCAAAGGGTCTAGTACATATTGGATTTCCATGGCACACAATTGGGGACAATTTTGGGATACTGGATTGAATTTGGTTGGTCAAGACTTATCATTTTTGGTTACTACAAGCGATGGAAAAGCTTTAGAGTTTAATTTTGTTGCTCCTTCTAATTGGCAATTTGGACAAACCTATGAAGgttctttaaatttttaa
- the LOC120577328 gene encoding uncharacterized protein: MASRALLKIKINQNLPFRFLSKTNSILTRSVVPLAQPEASKLSLNNNFSLLGGVTYSLFARQMGTSKSPSTSRGRHPLSDEDDEDFDGKSDDESEFDDEFNDGEDEEEEEEAPKKKFSSRK, encoded by the coding sequence ATGGCCTCCAGAGCGTTGCTCAAAATCAAGATAAACCAAAACCTTCCTTTTCGTTTTCTCTCCAAAACTAATTCAATTCTAACCCGATCCGTTGTCCCGTTAGCACAGCCCGAAGCCTCGAAACTCTCCCTCAATAACAATTTTTCGCTTCTGGGCGGCGTGACCTATAGCCTATTTGCTAGACAAATGGGTACTAGTAAGTCTCCATCAACGTCACGTGGTAGGCATCCTTTGAGTGATGAGGATGATGAAGATTTCGATGGGAAAAGCGATGATGAGTCtgaatttgatgatgaattcaatgatggagaagatgaagaggaagaagaggaggcACCGAAGAAGAAGTTTTCTTCTAGGAAATAA